One Nonomuraea angiospora DNA segment encodes these proteins:
- a CDS encoding response regulator, with product MAGILLVEDDPSVRMALELALTRQGHSVTSYATGEEALDHIRARRPEIAILDVMLPGIDGIEVCRRVRKLDQLPVILLTARGDDLDVVVGLEAGADDYVVKPVEPRVLDARIRAILRRAESAASDRITFGDLVIDRGALKVMLANKEIHLTPTELRLLLELVRHPGQVLNRRYLLREVWDHTHIADSRLVDACVQRIRAKIEPKPAEPVFIHTVRGFGYRFSPP from the coding sequence GTGGCAGGCATCCTCCTGGTTGAAGACGACCCCTCGGTGCGCATGGCTCTCGAGCTGGCGCTGACCCGGCAGGGGCATTCCGTCACCTCGTACGCGACGGGCGAGGAGGCACTCGACCACATCAGGGCCCGCCGCCCGGAGATCGCCATCCTCGACGTGATGCTCCCCGGGATCGACGGGATCGAGGTCTGCCGCCGCGTACGCAAGCTCGACCAGCTCCCCGTCATCCTGCTCACGGCCCGCGGCGACGACCTGGACGTGGTGGTCGGGCTGGAGGCCGGCGCGGACGACTACGTGGTCAAGCCGGTCGAGCCCCGGGTCCTGGACGCGCGCATCCGCGCCATCCTGCGCAGGGCCGAGTCCGCCGCCTCCGATCGCATCACCTTCGGCGACCTCGTGATCGACCGGGGCGCGCTCAAGGTCATGCTGGCCAACAAGGAGATCCACCTGACGCCGACCGAGCTGCGGCTGCTGCTGGAGCTCGTACGGCACCCGGGCCAGGTGCTCAACCGCCGCTACCTGCTGCGCGAGGTGTGGGACCACACGCACATCGCCGACTCGCGGCTGGTGGACGCCTGCGTGCAGCGGATCCGGGCCAAGATCGAGCCGAAGCCGGCCGAGCCCGTGTTCATCCACACGGTGCGCGGGTTCGGCTACCGCTTCAGCCCTCCGTGA
- a CDS encoding ATP-binding protein: protein MIPLPTGLRARLVITFTLVAVTASLLVATIGFELAKTALVTREENTSLDLVLRELGSITFPIGKLAPGEAAPTIKELDRVAAALSGPGRSVIVEYGTLVSTEGPMTLSDVPNELYGRAKQSVVTQRKVIRNQLWLIVGAEVYRDVDGAPQATGLRAFAFFPMRGDENQLNTLRATLAQAGAAIVLIALVVALLSARQVLLPVRRLSAAAQALGQGRLDTRLPVHGQDELAELTSRFNDAAAALELSVAELRSLEAMSRRFVADVSHELRTPLTAMTAVADMLSEEAGRLPEAPAEAVRLVLREIERLRELVEHLIEISRFDAGTATLNVEPVNVADAIADCLEVRGWSDQVEVKASQGLTVNLDPRRFDVIVANLVGNALKHGQRPVMVSARGTENGLEVKVRDHGKGIPREALAHVFDRFFKAGAGRARSQGSGLGLAIARANVHLHGGTISVRPQNPGTLFTVWLPHS, encoded by the coding sequence GTGATCCCCCTGCCCACGGGACTGCGCGCCCGGCTCGTCATCACGTTCACGCTCGTCGCCGTCACCGCCTCGCTGCTGGTCGCCACCATCGGCTTCGAGCTGGCCAAGACCGCGCTCGTGACCCGCGAGGAGAACACCTCTCTCGACCTCGTGCTCAGAGAGCTGGGCAGCATCACGTTCCCCATCGGCAAGCTCGCGCCCGGCGAGGCCGCGCCGACCATCAAGGAGCTGGACCGGGTCGCCGCGGCGCTGAGCGGGCCGGGCCGCAGCGTGATCGTCGAGTACGGCACGCTGGTCTCCACCGAGGGCCCCATGACCCTGAGCGACGTGCCCAACGAGCTCTACGGCCGGGCCAAGCAGAGCGTGGTCACCCAGCGCAAGGTCATCCGCAACCAGCTCTGGCTCATCGTCGGCGCCGAGGTCTACCGCGACGTCGACGGCGCTCCCCAGGCCACCGGGCTGCGCGCGTTCGCGTTCTTCCCGATGCGGGGCGACGAGAACCAGCTCAACACGCTCAGGGCCACGCTCGCCCAGGCCGGCGCCGCCATCGTGCTGATCGCGCTGGTCGTGGCGCTGCTGTCGGCCAGGCAGGTGCTGCTGCCGGTCAGGCGGCTGAGCGCGGCCGCGCAGGCGCTCGGCCAGGGCAGGCTGGACACGCGCCTGCCCGTCCACGGGCAGGACGAGCTGGCCGAGCTGACCTCCAGGTTCAACGACGCGGCCGCGGCGCTGGAGCTGAGCGTGGCCGAGCTGCGCTCGCTGGAGGCCATGTCACGCAGGTTCGTGGCGGACGTCTCGCACGAGCTGCGCACGCCCCTGACCGCCATGACCGCCGTGGCCGACATGCTCTCCGAGGAGGCGGGCCGGCTGCCTGAGGCGCCGGCGGAGGCCGTCCGGCTGGTCCTCAGGGAGATCGAGCGCCTGCGCGAGCTGGTCGAGCACCTCATCGAGATCAGCCGCTTCGACGCGGGCACGGCCACGCTCAACGTCGAGCCGGTGAACGTGGCCGACGCCATCGCCGACTGCCTGGAGGTGCGCGGCTGGAGCGATCAGGTGGAGGTGAAGGCGTCGCAGGGCTTGACGGTGAACCTCGACCCGAGGAGGTTCGACGTCATCGTGGCCAACCTGGTCGGCAACGCGCTCAAGCACGGGCAGCGCCCCGTCATGGTGAGCGCCAGAGGCACGGAGAACGGCCTGGAGGTGAAGGTGCGCGACCACGGCAAGGGCATACCGCGCGAGGCGCTGGCGCACGTCTTCGACCGCTTCTTCAAGGCCGGCGCGGGCCGCGCCCGCAGCCAGGGCAGCGGCCTCGGCCTCGCCATCGCCAGGGCGAACGTCCACCTCCACGGCGGCACGATCTCCGTACGCCCGCAGAATCCCGGCACGCTCTTCACGGTCTGGCTCCCACACTCATGA
- a CDS encoding PhoH family protein — MLDTSVLLADPAAMTRFAEHDVVLPIVVITELEGKRHHPELGYFARKALRYLDDLRVQYGRLDEAMPTEDGTIRVELNHSDPSILPVGFRLGDNDTRILTVARSLAAEGCDVVLVSKDLPLRVKAASIGLAAEEYRAELVHESGWTGMAEVQVTAEDVEALFDQGSADLEEARDLPAHTGLRLLSAKGSALGRVQPDKSVKLVRGDREVFGLHGRSAEQRIALDLLMDPEIGIVSLGGRAGTGKSALALCAGLEAVLERRQHRKVVVFRPLYAVGGQELGYLPGTEGEKMGPWAQAVYDTLGAITSPEVIEEVLDRGMLEVLPLTHIRGRSLHDAFVIVDEAQSLERGVLLTVLSRIGANSRVVLTHDVAQRDNLRVGRHDGVVAVVEKLKGHPLFAHVTLTRSERSPIAALVTEMLEDITM; from the coding sequence GTGCTGGACACCTCGGTCCTGCTGGCCGACCCGGCGGCAATGACGCGCTTCGCCGAGCACGACGTGGTTCTGCCGATCGTGGTCATCACCGAGCTGGAGGGAAAGCGCCATCATCCCGAGCTCGGCTACTTCGCCAGGAAAGCCCTGCGCTACCTCGACGACCTGCGGGTCCAGTACGGCAGGCTCGACGAGGCGATGCCCACGGAGGACGGCACGATCAGGGTTGAGCTCAATCACAGCGATCCGTCGATCCTGCCCGTCGGGTTCCGCCTGGGCGACAACGACACGCGCATCCTGACCGTGGCCCGCTCGCTGGCCGCCGAGGGCTGCGACGTGGTCCTGGTGTCCAAGGACCTGCCGCTGCGGGTCAAGGCGGCCTCGATCGGCCTGGCGGCCGAGGAATACCGCGCCGAGCTCGTCCACGAGTCGGGCTGGACGGGGATGGCCGAGGTCCAGGTGACCGCGGAGGACGTCGAGGCGCTCTTCGACCAGGGCAGCGCCGACCTCGAGGAGGCCAGGGACCTGCCGGCGCACACCGGCCTGCGGCTGCTGTCGGCCAAGGGCTCGGCGCTCGGCAGGGTGCAGCCGGACAAGTCGGTGAAGCTCGTGCGCGGCGACCGCGAGGTGTTCGGCCTGCACGGCCGCTCCGCCGAGCAGCGCATCGCGCTCGACCTGCTGATGGACCCGGAGATCGGCATCGTCTCGCTGGGCGGCCGGGCCGGCACCGGCAAGTCGGCGCTCGCACTCTGCGCGGGCCTGGAGGCGGTCCTGGAGCGCCGCCAGCACCGCAAGGTGGTCGTCTTCCGCCCCCTCTACGCCGTGGGCGGCCAGGAGCTCGGCTACCTGCCGGGCACCGAGGGCGAGAAGATGGGCCCGTGGGCGCAGGCGGTCTACGACACGCTCGGCGCCATCACCTCGCCCGAGGTGATCGAGGAGGTGCTCGACAGGGGCATGCTGGAGGTGCTCCCGCTGACGCACATCCGGGGCCGGTCGCTGCACGACGCGTTCGTGATCGTGGACGAGGCCCAGTCGCTGGAGCGCGGGGTGCTGCTGACCGTGCTCAGCCGGATCGGCGCCAACTCGCGGGTCGTGCTCACCCACGACGTGGCCCAGCGCGACAACCTCCGAGTCGGCCGGCACGACGGCGTGGTCGCGGTGGTGGAGAAGCTGAAGGGCCACCCGCTCTTCGCGCACGTCACGCTGACCAGGTCGGAGCGCTCCCCGATCGCGGCGCTGGTGACGGAGATGCTCGAGGACATCACGATGTGA
- a CDS encoding aggregation-promoting factor C-terminal-like domain-containing protein, producing the protein MKAVVITAVSLVVVVGGGGFVAYRAMENAKRPAVTPFTPEQLGAIAGGSFYTPDPQNDALKNAAEQAAKADKLKDGRASAGKNPDIDWVVPKKAPGGDGFPSANFPPGSNPSPGSNKATAKTMLAGMGWGDDQWGCLERLWQKESGWNERAMNRYSGAYGIPQSLPGSKMASAGADWQTNAATQIKWGLGYIKGRYGSPCGAWGHSQSVGWY; encoded by the coding sequence GTGAAAGCGGTGGTGATCACCGCCGTCTCGCTGGTGGTCGTGGTCGGCGGAGGCGGTTTCGTCGCCTACCGCGCCATGGAGAACGCCAAGAGGCCAGCCGTCACGCCCTTCACGCCCGAGCAGCTGGGCGCCATCGCCGGCGGCAGCTTCTACACGCCCGACCCCCAGAACGACGCGCTCAAGAACGCCGCCGAGCAGGCGGCGAAGGCGGACAAGCTCAAGGACGGCCGGGCCTCCGCGGGCAAGAACCCCGACATCGACTGGGTGGTGCCGAAGAAGGCGCCGGGCGGTGACGGCTTCCCCTCGGCGAACTTCCCGCCGGGCAGCAACCCCTCGCCGGGCAGCAACAAGGCCACCGCCAAGACCATGCTCGCCGGCATGGGCTGGGGCGACGACCAGTGGGGTTGCCTGGAGCGGCTCTGGCAGAAGGAGAGCGGCTGGAACGAGCGGGCGATGAACCGCTACTCCGGCGCGTACGGCATCCCGCAGTCCCTGCCCGGCAGCAAGATGGCCAGCGCGGGCGCCGACTGGCAGACCAACGCCGCGACCCAGATCAAGTGGGGCCTCGGCTACATCAAGGGCCGCTACGGCTCGCCCTGCGGCGCCTGGGGACATTCACAGTCGGTGGGTTGGTACTAA
- a CDS encoding tannase/feruloyl esterase family alpha/beta hydrolase, whose translation MFVALTLVASLLTPVPRLTVPGAEQAVVATLDDLTTAGTAKTGHTDPADWAGLHSAATVNPTGVPGIQIDGYFPDTSTTNATHGWNHDSQFVIRLPEHWNGGLVVSGTPGNREQYANDYTISDWVLAKGYAFAATDKGNVGVNFHEDGRDPGDAIAEWNHRVTQLTVAAKAVVRQRYGKKPHRTFVAGISNGGYLVRWQLENRGWLYDGGVDWEGTLWRVKGDNLLNFLPPALKAYPDEAGVRAAGFAAGSEFLWPFHRQYYWELTQQLYQKELDPSYQGAAADYDYDRRKPYAAVAKIALTGRITKPLITIHGTLDTLLPISRDSDVYAKMVGPHRPFRYYRVEGGNHLDSLVDAYPLPMASLREAGSVALDAAAFPRSGRFAPAAPPGDGAPSQLKPMLPVFRSAFEELEGWVSP comes from the coding sequence ATGTTCGTCGCGCTCACCTTGGTGGCGAGCCTGCTCACCCCGGTCCCGCGGCTCACGGTGCCGGGCGCGGAGCAGGCCGTGGTGGCCACGCTGGACGACCTGACCACGGCGGGCACCGCGAAGACCGGCCACACCGACCCGGCCGACTGGGCCGGGCTGCACTCGGCCGCCACGGTCAACCCGACGGGCGTGCCCGGCATCCAGATCGACGGCTACTTCCCCGACACCTCCACCACCAACGCCACCCACGGCTGGAACCACGACTCCCAGTTCGTGATCAGGCTCCCCGAGCACTGGAACGGCGGCCTGGTCGTCAGCGGCACCCCCGGCAACAGGGAGCAGTACGCCAACGACTACACGATCTCCGACTGGGTGCTGGCCAAGGGATACGCGTTCGCCGCCACCGACAAGGGCAACGTCGGCGTGAACTTCCACGAGGACGGCCGCGATCCCGGCGACGCCATCGCCGAGTGGAACCACCGGGTCACCCAGCTCACCGTGGCCGCCAAGGCCGTCGTCAGGCAGCGGTACGGCAAGAAACCACACCGCACGTTCGTGGCGGGCATCTCCAACGGCGGCTACCTGGTCAGGTGGCAGCTGGAGAACCGCGGCTGGCTCTACGACGGCGGCGTCGACTGGGAGGGCACGCTCTGGCGGGTCAAGGGCGACAACCTGCTGAACTTCCTGCCGCCCGCGCTGAAGGCGTACCCGGACGAGGCCGGGGTGCGGGCGGCCGGGTTCGCGGCGGGCTCGGAGTTCCTGTGGCCGTTCCACCGGCAGTACTACTGGGAGCTCACCCAGCAGCTCTACCAGAAGGAGCTGGACCCGTCCTACCAGGGCGCGGCGGCGGACTACGACTACGACCGGCGCAAGCCGTACGCGGCCGTGGCGAAGATCGCGCTGACCGGCCGGATCACCAAGCCGCTGATCACGATCCACGGAACGCTCGACACGCTGCTGCCGATCTCCCGCGACTCCGACGTCTACGCCAAGATGGTCGGCCCGCACCGGCCGTTCCGCTACTACCGCGTCGAGGGCGGCAACCACCTGGACAGCCTGGTGGACGCCTACCCCCTGCCCATGGCCTCACTCCGTGAGGCGGGCTCGGTCGCCCTGGATGCCGCCGCCTTCCCCCGCTCTGGTCGCTTCGCTCCCGCCGCTCCTCCAGGCGACGGCGCTCCCTCGCAGCTGAAGCCCATGCTGCCGGTCTTCAGGAGCGCCTTCGAGGAGCTGGAGGGCTGGGTCAGTCCTTGA
- a CDS encoding glycosyltransferase family 2 protein translates to MGVKVSVIVNVHNPGATADACIRSALEQTMPPDAYEVIFVDDGSTDGIGERLDTIATTRDNVSVLHLPHTGTPMRGRNVGLAAAAGDYVYFLDQGDRLEKDAVARMHERAVETDADVLIGRLIRDFGPPMAAFERGTARADILRDRLLQLLMPQQLYRRAFLEEHELGFTVPGGRMAEQAFVMRAYLHAKVIAVLAEHVCCHLGDRPGAEDEPRAMVRELSALLTDIETCVGEGRQRDRMQAHWFRYAVLRPLLTARFADSSVDRGLHFRVVQELVAERFPERLDRYLPVQLRVVAAYVRMGRLDQIVLLSNSSKRAGLRADLTEMRWDAHVLVLALTVEVLSGDGTPDRYREDGERLHWIPPRSLETKALDESVTDVTEAVERARIELYVRHTETGVIHFLPLTQHVERIQDGRRRIRVQIRGEAQLDVTAAAVGEPLRPGQWEVHVRMFGGANQARSRVGSSTGPLNCLGVLAQRPRTRLVVPCWTDHGELGLAVEPRSFSESIALVSRGAEVKRLDGHVYVVLPVPYVPPSGGPPLELVLRSTGRRGREVCAPALVEAGVPGRLAGQLVAKVPVKRMMPPPDQLGPGAWLTSLRTAEEEIGLRFALEVRRGKIHVRPAATVELGRRSPMGRDTVLHRIGRRLPGARHMVRLARAGRHRYLKD, encoded by the coding sequence ATGGGTGTCAAGGTCAGCGTGATCGTCAATGTCCACAATCCGGGGGCCACCGCCGACGCGTGCATCCGCTCCGCCCTGGAGCAGACGATGCCCCCGGACGCGTACGAAGTGATCTTCGTGGACGACGGCTCCACGGACGGGATCGGCGAGCGCCTCGACACCATCGCCACGACCCGCGACAACGTGAGCGTGCTGCACCTGCCGCACACCGGGACGCCCATGCGCGGCCGCAACGTGGGCCTGGCGGCCGCCGCCGGCGACTACGTCTACTTTCTCGACCAGGGCGACCGGCTGGAGAAGGACGCGGTCGCCCGCATGCACGAGCGCGCCGTGGAGACCGACGCCGACGTGCTGATCGGCCGCCTGATCCGCGACTTCGGGCCGCCGATGGCCGCCTTCGAGCGCGGCACGGCCCGCGCCGACATCCTGCGCGACCGCCTGCTCCAGCTGCTCATGCCGCAGCAGCTCTACCGCCGCGCCTTCCTGGAGGAGCACGAGCTGGGGTTCACCGTGCCCGGCGGCAGGATGGCCGAGCAGGCGTTCGTGATGCGGGCCTACCTGCACGCCAAGGTCATCGCCGTGCTGGCCGAGCACGTCTGCTGCCACCTCGGCGACCGGCCGGGGGCCGAGGACGAGCCGCGGGCGATGGTCAGGGAGCTGAGCGCGCTGCTGACCGACATCGAGACCTGCGTGGGCGAGGGCCGTCAACGCGACCGCATGCAGGCCCACTGGTTCCGGTACGCCGTCCTGCGCCCGCTGCTGACCGCCAGGTTCGCCGACTCGTCGGTGGACCGGGGCCTGCACTTCCGGGTGGTGCAGGAGCTGGTCGCGGAGCGGTTCCCGGAGCGGCTCGACCGCTACCTGCCCGTCCAGCTGCGCGTGGTGGCCGCGTACGTGCGGATGGGGCGCCTGGACCAGATCGTGCTCCTGTCGAACTCCTCCAAGCGCGCCGGGCTCCGCGCCGACCTGACCGAGATGCGCTGGGACGCCCACGTCCTGGTGCTCGCGCTGACCGTGGAGGTCCTGTCGGGCGACGGCACGCCCGACAGGTACCGGGAGGACGGCGAGCGCCTGCACTGGATCCCGCCGCGCTCGCTGGAGACCAAGGCCCTGGACGAGAGCGTCACCGACGTCACCGAGGCGGTCGAGCGGGCCCGCATCGAGCTGTACGTGCGCCACACCGAGACGGGAGTGATCCACTTCCTGCCCCTGACCCAGCACGTGGAGCGCATCCAGGACGGCCGCCGCCGGATCCGCGTGCAGATCAGGGGCGAGGCTCAGCTGGACGTGACGGCCGCCGCGGTCGGCGAGCCGCTCAGGCCGGGCCAGTGGGAGGTGCACGTACGCATGTTCGGCGGCGCCAACCAGGCCAGGAGCCGGGTCGGCAGCTCGACGGGGCCGCTCAACTGCCTGGGCGTGCTGGCCCAGCGCCCCAGGACGCGCCTGGTGGTGCCGTGCTGGACCGACCACGGCGAGCTGGGCCTGGCCGTGGAGCCGCGCTCGTTCTCCGAGTCGATCGCCCTGGTGTCGCGCGGGGCGGAGGTCAAGCGGCTCGACGGGCACGTGTACGTCGTGCTGCCGGTGCCGTACGTGCCGCCGAGCGGCGGGCCCCCGCTGGAGCTGGTGCTGCGCAGCACCGGGCGGCGCGGCCGCGAGGTGTGCGCGCCCGCCCTGGTCGAGGCCGGCGTGCCCGGCAGGCTCGCGGGACAGCTCGTGGCCAAGGTGCCGGTCAAGCGGATGATGCCGCCACCCGACCAGCTCGGCCCCGGCGCCTGGCTGACGTCGCTGCGCACGGCGGAGGAGGAGATCGGGCTCAGGTTCGCGCTGGAGGTGCGCAGGGGCAAGATCCACGTACGGCCCGCCGCCACGGTCGAGCTCGGGCGGCGCTCGCCCATGGGCAGGGACACCGTCCTGCACCGGATCGGCAGGCGGCTGCCCGGCGCGCGTCACATGGTGCGCCTGGCGCGCGCGGGCAGGCACCGCTACCTCAAGGACTGA
- a CDS encoding DUF692 domain-containing protein, producing MAESGARQRTGVELGVGIGWRAELDLSIERMPGVDFLEVVAENIRPADLPESLRVLRARGLPVVPHGVSLGVGGAEPPSPARLAHLAACAQALDAPLVSEHLAFVRGGGIEAGHLLPVPRTRESLRVITENVRRAQDALPVPLALENVAAIFGWPDDELTEAQFLAELVERTGVGLLIDVANLYTNQFNLGLSATAALDALPLEHLAYVHVAGGYEHHGIWHDTHTTSAPEPVLDLLTELCARATPPGVLLEWDDEYPSDAALGHELARIRTAMSAAGEPG from the coding sequence ATGGCCGAGTCAGGAGCCCGGCAGCGTACCGGGGTCGAGCTGGGGGTGGGGATCGGCTGGCGGGCCGAGCTGGACCTGTCCATCGAGCGGATGCCGGGCGTCGACTTCCTCGAGGTCGTCGCCGAGAACATCAGGCCCGCCGACCTCCCCGAGTCGTTACGCGTGCTGCGCGCCAGGGGGTTGCCGGTGGTCCCGCACGGGGTGTCGCTCGGCGTCGGCGGCGCCGAGCCGCCCTCCCCGGCCCGGCTCGCCCACCTGGCGGCCTGCGCGCAGGCGCTGGACGCGCCGCTGGTCAGCGAGCACCTGGCGTTCGTACGGGGCGGCGGCATCGAGGCCGGTCACCTGCTGCCCGTGCCGCGCACCCGCGAATCCCTGCGGGTCATCACCGAGAACGTGCGCAGGGCCCAGGACGCGCTGCCGGTGCCGCTCGCCCTGGAGAACGTCGCCGCCATCTTCGGCTGGCCGGACGACGAGCTGACCGAGGCCCAGTTCCTCGCCGAGCTGGTCGAGCGCACCGGGGTCGGGCTGCTGATCGACGTGGCCAATCTCTACACCAACCAGTTCAACCTGGGGCTGTCGGCCACGGCCGCGCTCGACGCCCTGCCGCTGGAGCACCTCGCGTACGTCCACGTGGCCGGCGGGTACGAGCACCACGGCATCTGGCACGACACGCACACCACCTCCGCGCCGGAGCCGGTGCTCGACCTGCTCACGGAGCTGTGCGCCCGCGCCACCCCGCCGGGCGTGCTGCTGGAGTGGGACGACGAGTACCCGAGCGACGCCGCCCTGGGGCACGAGCTGGCCAGGATCCGCACGGCGATGTCCGCGGCCGGGGAGCCCGGATGA
- a CDS encoding isoprenyl transferase, which produces MGLRDLVYRLYEHRLESKLSKDIIPRHVGVIIDGNRRWARAMGMRDVASGHRKGADKISELLGWCRETGVEVVTVWMLSNDNLNRPKEELEPLLRIIEDVTQELVDEGWRISPVGALDLLPARTANVLKNAKEASSHRPGLIVNVAVGYGGRREIADAVRSLLQEQASKGASIEDLVEVLDVEHIAEHLYTRGQPDPDLLIRTSGEQRLSGFMLWQSAHSEFYFHEAYWPDFRRVDFLRALRDYAARHRRYGS; this is translated from the coding sequence GTGGGCCTGCGCGATCTGGTCTACCGGCTGTATGAGCACAGGCTGGAGTCCAAGCTGTCGAAGGACATCATCCCCAGGCACGTCGGGGTGATCATCGACGGCAACCGGCGCTGGGCGCGCGCGATGGGCATGCGTGACGTCGCCAGCGGCCACCGCAAGGGCGCGGACAAGATCTCGGAGCTGCTCGGCTGGTGCCGCGAGACGGGCGTCGAGGTCGTCACGGTCTGGATGTTGTCCAACGACAACCTCAACCGGCCGAAGGAGGAGCTGGAGCCGCTGCTGCGCATCATCGAGGACGTGACGCAGGAGCTGGTGGACGAGGGCTGGCGGATCAGCCCGGTCGGCGCGCTGGATCTGCTTCCGGCCAGGACGGCGAATGTCCTAAAAAACGCAAAGGAAGCATCATCACACCGTCCAGGCCTGATTGTGAACGTTGCAGTTGGGTATGGAGGAAGGCGTGAGATTGCCGATGCGGTGCGCTCACTGCTCCAGGAGCAAGCGAGCAAAGGGGCGAGCATCGAGGACCTCGTCGAGGTGCTCGATGTGGAGCACATCGCGGAGCATCTCTACACTCGCGGCCAACCCGACCCGGACCTTCTCATCCGGACCTCGGGCGAGCAGCGCCTGTCCGGCTTCATGCTCTGGCAGAGCGCTCACTCTGAGTTCTACTTCCACGAGGCCTACTGGCCTGACTTCCGCAGGGTTGACTTCCTGCGGGCGCTGCGCGATTACGCTGCGAGACATCGACGTTACGGTTCATGA
- a CDS encoding TIGR04222 domain-containing membrane protein, producing MDLFLLILSVALAAIAFTTASAFKREHADPETSRTRAMGQKLSHYEIAYLAGGPEQVAATAIALLTGSGDLRVSRGGHVHGVHAPSVSRDPVEQVVLAAVAGSSGLPASALKAEVRRSLATAELKRGLTDAGLVLPAYRARRLDLLAAVLQVVSALAFAGAVAAAVTVITEGTKPLLMISLIALAIIGAATTAAIANRRKSRRHKLTAHGVERLGEARKTHPLGSGGGRVHTALYGPGAQLKADLRAARAARRPRRRATYGGGYGGGCGGASHHGCGGTSGCGGGSGCGGGGCGGGGS from the coding sequence ATGGACCTGTTCCTGCTGATCCTTTCGGTGGCTCTGGCCGCGATAGCTTTCACCACCGCCTCCGCATTCAAACGCGAGCACGCCGACCCGGAGACGTCCCGTACTCGCGCCATGGGCCAGAAACTGAGCCACTACGAGATCGCCTATCTGGCGGGCGGCCCGGAGCAGGTGGCCGCCACGGCCATCGCCCTCCTGACCGGCTCGGGAGACCTGCGCGTCTCACGCGGGGGGCACGTCCACGGCGTCCACGCGCCATCGGTGTCGCGGGACCCCGTCGAGCAGGTGGTGCTGGCCGCCGTCGCCGGCAGTTCCGGACTCCCGGCGTCCGCGCTCAAGGCCGAGGTGCGCAGGAGCCTGGCGACGGCCGAGCTGAAGCGCGGCCTCACGGACGCCGGCCTGGTCCTGCCCGCCTACCGCGCCAGGCGGCTCGACCTGCTGGCCGCCGTCCTTCAGGTGGTGTCGGCGCTGGCCTTCGCGGGGGCCGTGGCGGCCGCGGTCACCGTGATCACCGAGGGCACCAAGCCGCTCCTGATGATCTCGCTGATCGCCCTGGCGATCATCGGCGCGGCCACGACCGCCGCGATCGCCAACCGGCGGAAGTCCCGCCGGCACAAGCTGACCGCCCACGGAGTGGAGCGGCTCGGCGAGGCCAGGAAGACGCACCCGCTGGGCTCGGGAGGCGGGCGGGTGCACACCGCGCTGTACGGCCCGGGCGCGCAGTTGAAGGCCGACCTGCGCGCGGCCAGAGCGGCCCGCCGGCCCAGGCGGCGGGCGACGTACGGTGGCGGATACGGCGGAGGTTGCGGCGGGGCGTCTCACCACGGCTGCGGCGGCACGTCGGGCTGCGGCGGCGGGAGCGGCTGCGGCGGCGGCGGTTGCGGGGGAGGAGGGAGCTGA